The following proteins are co-located in the Solea solea chromosome 21, fSolSol10.1, whole genome shotgun sequence genome:
- the frmpd2 gene encoding FERM and PDZ domain-containing protein 2: MGTFVTLAEVLEGRGSPLDEDEVWCLLLATTEALLDISKKRSGNMYSVLSPGSLLLSANGSLALKSCARNEDVASFTAPEVQQVHATSTRNQAEKMVVYSLGMTLYWCVDYHLPHNQPVQLSSELEGLLLSMCEEMVVRRPDLLTVLETCELHHKAAMLPPAECLIRQLVEDVYRNSDDHMPMAENGSKLTDRSQMVRDRLHRGSFSNSTWALKKKISSTFSVAYPSEPMGFPTQGRNRETYGSWQQLNRSPCSPYLDGNRNSNLRSLAQFESTVSLNEKRVKDFGPEFIRMLDEALVVLELPGSIVSKKGKSPTTQREISVVMPNGQSILVKCEVKSRGGDVFDMIVAHSNLMEHFYFGLAYTDDNEFFFLDNDTKISKVAPDSWKKVPTATFVLYFRVKFFVSDISLLLHNQTRHQYYLQLRRDLLDDRLSCHEETALYLGGLALQTEYGDCMPEVFGRNYYRPDQYVPKSVMEKRALPYIQEELIRLHSNNAQMLSDESKLEFLKVCQQLPEYGVFFHRVTREKKPIEGEIILGVCAKGVIICEVKDGSRSTNQNFYWRDTATISSNRRKFVVESRGCKKKSTFITESSKIAKYLCNLCSAQHKFNNEMNSRQLSHSLTSESNMVQYAGLCRGQSNQLKSVSCSETPQDESGLTTPRDESLSKMCDDLTARVEARIKQQRQINNEQSTFFSSQRSSPAVRSPGFSHRSVSEAPSGSPAARETPTKMRSSSEREVICVSLKKDPRLGLGIIIVGEDTVGCYDLGIFVASIVPGGPADKDGRIRPGGRLISLNHVSLEGLTYSEAAEVMQSSPEEVQLIVSQPKVRLSPNCERSPVLRNYESQNMVMADGRSDDNSVDEVISVMMTPKTANRLHVPVDVRVLGAQDASSLSSSSLNCVRPEEITVELRKMSGSLGISISGGVDTNLPNGGIYIKRLVSGGAAERDGRIHKGDRLLEVDGVNFQGVTYQQAVDCLSKTTEVVTMVVEKELMNLSTVSLSADTSSSVSIKSLSPASSRPRLKSSSSTSTPPNTISERRKGYSFVTDENTQEVTLTKNASGLGFSFLMCEVDPPTREFSSLVRIKELFPGQPAQQSGTIQEGDVLLAINGQSLKELSYPKVLKLFKNSPPEVRLTLYRPPPGLLPSIDQFPGT; this comes from the exons ATGGGTACGTTTGTGACCCTGGCAGAGGTGTTGGAGGGCCGGGGTTCACCACTGGATGAAGATGAGGTCTGGTGCCTGCTGCTCGCCACCACTGAGGCTCTACTGGACATCTCCAAGAAAC GTTCGGGCAACATGTACAGTGTGCTAAGCCCAGGCTCATTGCTGCTATCAGCTAATGGGAGTTTGGCCCTCAAGAGTTGTGCACGAAATGAAGACGTGGCCTCCTTCACAGCTCCTGAGGTCCAACAGGTTCATGCCACCTCCACCAGGAATCAAGCCGAAAAG ATGGTTGTGTATTCACTGGGGATGACTCTTTACTGGTGCGTTGACTATCATCTTCCTCATAATCAG CCGGTCCAGCTGAGCTCGGAGCTGGAAGGTTTGCTGCTCAGCATGTGCGAGGAGATGGTGGTGAGAAGGCCCGACCTCCTGACCGTGCTTGAGACCTGTGAGCTTCACCATAAGGCTGCGATGCTGCCTCCAGCTGAATGCCTTATAAGACAGCTAGTTGAAGATGTCTACAGAAACTCA GATGATCACATGCCCATGGCTGAAAATGGATCTAAGCTAACAGACCGCAGTCAAATGGTCAGAGACAGATTACACA ggGGATCTTTTAGTAACTCAACATGGGCGCTGAAGAAGAAGATTTCTAGCACATTCTCAGTGGCTTACCCATCCGAGCCTATGGG CTTTCCAACGCAAGGTCGAAACAGGGAGACGTACGGCAGCTGGCAGCAGCTGAACCGCAGCCCCTGCAGTCCGTACTTGGACGGTAATCGAAACAGCAACTTAAGATCCCTGGCACAGTTTGAGTCTACAGTTAGTCTGAATGAAAAGAGAGTGAAG GACTTTGGCCCCGAGTTCATTAGAATGTTAGATGAAGCACTTGTTGTCTTGGAGCTGCCCGGATCAATCGTG tcaaagAAAGGGAAATCTCCAACCACTCAGCGAGAGATAAGTGTGGTGATGCCAAACGGTCAAAGCATCCTGGTCAAGTGTGAGGTGAAATCCAGAGGAGGCGACGTCTTTGACATGATTGTGGCTCACTCCAACCTGATGGAGCATTTCTACTTTGGCCTTGCTTACACTGATG ATAATGAGTTCTTCTTCCTGGACAACGACACAAAGATTTCCAAGGTCGCACCAGATAGCTGGAAGAAAGTGCCTACCGCCACCTTTGTTCTCTATTTCAGGGTTAAATTCTTTGTCAGTGACATTTCCCTTCTGTT GCACAATCAGACCCGTCACCAGTACTACCTCCAGCTCAGGAGAGACCTTTTGGATGACAGGCTGTCGTGCCATGAGGAGACAGCTCTGTATCTGGGAGGGCTGGCACTGCAGACAGAGTATGGGGACTGCATGCCTGAG GTGTTCGGTAGGAACTACTACCGCCCTGACCAGTATGTCCCCAAGAGTGTGATGGAGAAACGTGCCTTGCCTTACATTCAAGAGGAGCTTATTCGACTTCACTCCAACAACGCTCAGATGCTGAGTGATGAATCCAAGCTCGAGTTCCTCAAA GTGTGTCAACAGTTGCCTGAATACGGTGTATTCTTCCACCGTGTGACACGTGAAAAGAAGCCAATAGAAGGAGAGATTATCCTCGGGGTTTGTGCCAAAGGAGTCATTATCTGTGAGGTAAAAGATGGCAGCAGATCCACCAATCAGAATTTCTACTGGAGGGACACTGCAACCATCTCTTCAAAT AGGCGGAAATTTGTAGTAGAGAGTCGTGGCTGCAAGAAGAAGTCTACTTTCATCACAGAAAGTTCAAAGATAGCCAAGTATCTGTGTAACCTTTGTTCAGCCCAACATAAATTCAACAATGAGATGAACTCTCGTCAGCTCAGCCACAGCCTCACCTCAG AATCAAATATGGTGCAATATGCGGGACTGTGTCGTGGCCAGAGCAACCAGCTCAAGTCTGTCTCGTGCTCAGAGACACCACAGGATGAAAGTGGTCTAACCACACCTCGGGACGAGTCCCTGTCCAAGATGTGTGATGACCTCACGGCCAGGGTTGAGGCTCGCATTAAACAGCAGCGCCAAATCAACAATGAGCAGAG TACCTTCTTCAGCAGCCAGCGCAGTAGCCCTGCGGTGCGTTCCCCAGGATTCTCTCACAGGAGTGTATCTGAAGCTCCCTCTGGTTCTCCAGCAGCTAGAG AAACCCCAACTAAAATGAGGTCGTCATCAGAGCGAGAAGTCATATGTGTGTCTTTAAAGAAAGACCCAAGGCTTGGCCTTG GTATAATAATAGTGGGCGAGGACACAGTTGGATGTTATGATTTGGGCATCTTTGTTGCTTCTATTGTGCCTGGTGGACCAGCTGATAAGGATGGACGCATCAGACCAG GTGGTCGCCTGATCTCTCTGAACCACGTCAGCCTGGAGGGGCTCACCTACAGTGAGGCGGCAGAGGTCATGCAGAGCAGCCCAGAGGAGGTGCAGCTCATTGTCTCACAGCCaaaag TTCGCCTCAGTCCCAACTGCGAGCGCTCACCTGTGCTGAGAAACTACGAATCCCAGAATATGGTGATGGCAGATGGCCGATCAGACGACAACAGCGTGGATGAGGTCATTTCAGTCATGATGACACCGAAGACCGCTAACAGGCTACACGTCCCTGTTGACGTACGAGTCCTTGGAGCACAG GATGCGTCTTCTCTGTCGTCGTCCTCCCTGAACTGTGTGAGACCTGAGGAGATCACTGTGGAGCTCAGGAAGATGTCAGGAAGTCTAGGCATCAGCATCTCT GGTGGCGTCGACACAAACCTTCCTAATGGAGGGATTTACATCAAGAGGCTTGTTTCTGGAGGAGCAGCTGAGAGAGACGGACGCATACATAAAG gCGACAGACTGTTGGAGGTGGATGGTGTTAATTTCCAGGGCGTTACTTACCAGCAGGCTGTGGATTGTCTGAGTAAAACTACTGAG GTGGTTACCATGGTTGTGGAGAAGGAGCTGATGAACCTGTCCACGGTTTCTCTCAGTGCGGACACCAGCAGCAGTGTGTCCATTAAGAGTCTCAGTCCAGCGTCCAGCAGGCCCAGACTCAAGAGCTCCTCGTCCACCAGCACTCCTCCAAACACGATCAGCGAGCGACGCAAAGGCTACAGCTTTGTCACTGATG AAAACACCCAGGAGGTGACGCTGACTAAGAATGCCAGTGGCCTGGGCTTCAGTTTCCTCATGTGCGAGGTGGATCCGCCCACCCGGGAGTTTAGCAGCCTGGTGCGCATAAAGGAGCTTTTCCCGGGTCAGCCGGCTCAGCAGAGCGGCACAATCCAGGAGGGAGACGTCCTGTTGGCCATCAACGGCCAGTCACTCAAGGAGCTCTCCTATCCA
- the mapk8b gene encoding mitogen-activated protein kinase 8 isoform X3: protein MNRNKREKEYYSIDVGDSTFMVLKRYQNLRPIGSGAQGIVCSAYDHILERNVAIKKLSRPFQNQTHAKRAYRELVLMKCVNHKNIIGLLNVFTPQKTLEEFQDVYLVMELMDANLCQVIQMELDHERLSYLLYQMLCGIKHLHAAGIIHRDLKPSNIVVKSDCTLKILDFGLARTAATGLLMTPYVVTRYYRAPEVILGMGYQANVDIWAVGCIMAEMVRHKILFPGRDYIDQWNKVIEQLGTPSQEFLMKLNQSVRNYVENRPRYAGYSFEKLFPDVLFPADSEHNKLKASQARDLLSKMLVIDASKRISVDEALQHSYINVWYDPTEVEAPPPAITDKQLDEREHTVDEWKELIYKEVFDWEERTKNGIIRGQPASIGATVSNSLHQHHPSSSSASTYDVSSMSSDLD, encoded by the exons ATGAACCGGAACAAGCGTGAAAAGGAGTACTACAGTATAGATGTGGGCGATTCGACGTTCATGGTTTTAAAGCGCTACCAGAACCTCAGACCCATCGGATCCGGAGCACAGGGGATCGTCTG TTCAGCGTATGACCACATCTTGGAGAGGAACGTTGCCATCAAGAAGCTGAGCCGGCCTTTTCAGAATCAAACCCACGCGAAACGAGCCTACAGAGAACTGGTGCTCATGAAATGTGTCAACCACAAGAAC ATAATTGGCTTATTAAATGTATTCACGCCACAGAAGACACTGGAAGAATTCCAAGATGT GTATCTAGTGATGGAGCTGATGGATGCCAACCTCTGCCAGGTGATTCAGATGGAGCTCGATCACGAGAGGCTGTCGTACCTGCTCTACCAGATGCTCTGTGGAATCAAACACCTACACGCCGCAGGCATCATACACAGG gACCTGAAGCCCAGTAACATCGTGGTGAAGTCTGACTGTACTCTAAAGATCCTGGACTTTGGTCTGGCCAGGACGGCCGCCACCGGCCTCCTCATGACGCCCTACGTGGTCACCCGCTACTATCGCGCCCCTGAAGTCATCCTGGGCATGGGCTACCAGGCCAAtg TGGATATTTGGGCTGTGGGCTGCATTATGGCAGAAATGGTTCGCCACAAAATCCTTTTTCCAGGAAGGGATT ATATCGACCAGTGGAACAAGGTCATCGAGCAGCTGGGGACACCATCTCAGGAGTTCCTGATGAAACTCAACCAGTCGGTGCGGAATTACGTGGAGAACCGGCCACGGTACGCCGGCTACAGCTTTGAGAAGCTCTTCCCCGATGTCCTGTTTCCTGCAGACTCCGAACACAACAAACTAAAAG CGAGTCAAGCCCGAGACCTGCTGTCCAAGATGCTGGTAATTGACGCGTCAAAGCGGATCTCGGTGGACGAGGCTCTCCAGCACTCCTACATCAACGTGTGGTACGACCCGACTGAAGTGGAAGCG CCGCCACCAGCGATCACAGACAAGCAGCTGGATGAGAGAGAGCACACAGTGGACGAGTGGAAAG AGTTGATATACAAAGAAGTGTTTGACTGGGAGGAAAGGACAAAGAATGGCATCATCAGGGGACAACCAGCCTCAATAG GTGCAACAGTGAGCAACAGCCTCCACCAGCACCacccttcttcctcctctgcctccacctACGATGTCTCCTCCATGTCCTCTGACCTTGACTGA
- the mapk8b gene encoding mitogen-activated protein kinase 8 isoform X2 — MNRNKREKEYYSIDVGDSTFMVLKRYQNLRPIGSGAQGIVCSAYDHILERNVAIKKLSRPFQNQTHAKRAYRELVLMKCVNHKNIIGLLNVFTPQKTLEEFQDVYLVMELMDANLCQVIQMELDHERLSYLLYQMLCGIKHLHAAGIIHRDLKPSNIVVKSDCTLKILDFGLARTAATGLLMTPYVVTRYYRAPEVILGMGYQANVDIWAVGCIMAEMVRHKILFPGRDYIDQWNKVIEQLGTPSQEFLMKLNQSVRNYVENRPRYAGYSFEKLFPDVLFPADSEHNKLKASQARDLLSKMLVIDASKRISVDEALQHSYINVWYDPTEVEAPPPAITDKQLDEREHTVDEWKELIYKEVFDWEERTKNGIIRGQPASIAQVQQ, encoded by the exons ATGAACCGGAACAAGCGTGAAAAGGAGTACTACAGTATAGATGTGGGCGATTCGACGTTCATGGTTTTAAAGCGCTACCAGAACCTCAGACCCATCGGATCCGGAGCACAGGGGATCGTCTG TTCAGCGTATGACCACATCTTGGAGAGGAACGTTGCCATCAAGAAGCTGAGCCGGCCTTTTCAGAATCAAACCCACGCGAAACGAGCCTACAGAGAACTGGTGCTCATGAAATGTGTCAACCACAAGAAC ATAATTGGCTTATTAAATGTATTCACGCCACAGAAGACACTGGAAGAATTCCAAGATGT GTATCTAGTGATGGAGCTGATGGATGCCAACCTCTGCCAGGTGATTCAGATGGAGCTCGATCACGAGAGGCTGTCGTACCTGCTCTACCAGATGCTCTGTGGAATCAAACACCTACACGCCGCAGGCATCATACACAGG gACCTGAAGCCCAGTAACATCGTGGTGAAGTCTGACTGTACTCTAAAGATCCTGGACTTTGGTCTGGCCAGGACGGCCGCCACCGGCCTCCTCATGACGCCCTACGTGGTCACCCGCTACTATCGCGCCCCTGAAGTCATCCTGGGCATGGGCTACCAGGCCAAtg TGGATATTTGGGCTGTGGGCTGCATTATGGCAGAAATGGTTCGCCACAAAATCCTTTTTCCAGGAAGGGATT ATATCGACCAGTGGAACAAGGTCATCGAGCAGCTGGGGACACCATCTCAGGAGTTCCTGATGAAACTCAACCAGTCGGTGCGGAATTACGTGGAGAACCGGCCACGGTACGCCGGCTACAGCTTTGAGAAGCTCTTCCCCGATGTCCTGTTTCCTGCAGACTCCGAACACAACAAACTAAAAG CGAGTCAAGCCCGAGACCTGCTGTCCAAGATGCTGGTAATTGACGCGTCAAAGCGGATCTCGGTGGACGAGGCTCTCCAGCACTCCTACATCAACGTGTGGTACGACCCGACTGAAGTGGAAGCG CCGCCACCAGCGATCACAGACAAGCAGCTGGATGAGAGAGAGCACACAGTGGACGAGTGGAAAG AGTTGATATACAAAGAAGTGTTTGACTGGGAGGAAAGGACAAAGAATGGCATCATCAGGGGACAACCAGCCTCAATAG CACAGGTGCAACAGTGA
- the mapk8b gene encoding mitogen-activated protein kinase 8 isoform X1: MNRNKREKEYYSIDVGDSTFMVLKRYQNLRPIGSGAQGIVCSAYDHILERNVAIKKLSRPFQNQTHAKRAYRELVLMKCVNHKNIIGLLNVFTPQKTLEEFQDVYLVMELMDANLCQVIQMELDHERLSYLLYQMLCGIKHLHAAGIIHRDLKPSNIVVKSDCTLKILDFGLARTAATGLLMTPYVVTRYYRAPEVILGMGYQANVDVWSVGCIMAEMVRGSVLFPGTDHIDQWNKVIEQLGTPSQEFLMKLNQSVRNYVENRPRYAGYSFEKLFPDVLFPADSEHNKLKASQARDLLSKMLVIDASKRISVDEALQHSYINVWYDPTEVEAPPPAITDKQLDEREHTVDEWKELIYKEVFDWEERTKNGIIRGQPASIAQVQQ, translated from the exons ATGAACCGGAACAAGCGTGAAAAGGAGTACTACAGTATAGATGTGGGCGATTCGACGTTCATGGTTTTAAAGCGCTACCAGAACCTCAGACCCATCGGATCCGGAGCACAGGGGATCGTCTG TTCAGCGTATGACCACATCTTGGAGAGGAACGTTGCCATCAAGAAGCTGAGCCGGCCTTTTCAGAATCAAACCCACGCGAAACGAGCCTACAGAGAACTGGTGCTCATGAAATGTGTCAACCACAAGAAC ATAATTGGCTTATTAAATGTATTCACGCCACAGAAGACACTGGAAGAATTCCAAGATGT GTATCTAGTGATGGAGCTGATGGATGCCAACCTCTGCCAGGTGATTCAGATGGAGCTCGATCACGAGAGGCTGTCGTACCTGCTCTACCAGATGCTCTGTGGAATCAAACACCTACACGCCGCAGGCATCATACACAGG gACCTGAAGCCCAGTAACATCGTGGTGAAGTCTGACTGTACTCTAAAGATCCTGGACTTTGGTCTGGCCAGGACGGCCGCCACCGGCCTCCTCATGACGCCCTACGTGGTCACCCGCTACTATCGCGCCCCTGAAGTCATCCTGGGCATGGGCTACCAGGCCAAtg ttgATGTCTGGTCTGTTGGCTGCATCATGGCTGAAATGGTCCGGGGTAGTGTGTTGTTTCCAGGCACTGATC ATATCGACCAGTGGAACAAGGTCATCGAGCAGCTGGGGACACCATCTCAGGAGTTCCTGATGAAACTCAACCAGTCGGTGCGGAATTACGTGGAGAACCGGCCACGGTACGCCGGCTACAGCTTTGAGAAGCTCTTCCCCGATGTCCTGTTTCCTGCAGACTCCGAACACAACAAACTAAAAG CGAGTCAAGCCCGAGACCTGCTGTCCAAGATGCTGGTAATTGACGCGTCAAAGCGGATCTCGGTGGACGAGGCTCTCCAGCACTCCTACATCAACGTGTGGTACGACCCGACTGAAGTGGAAGCG CCGCCACCAGCGATCACAGACAAGCAGCTGGATGAGAGAGAGCACACAGTGGACGAGTGGAAAG AGTTGATATACAAAGAAGTGTTTGACTGGGAGGAAAGGACAAAGAATGGCATCATCAGGGGACAACCAGCCTCAATAG CACAGGTGCAACAGTGA